The window GCTGTATGTAATGCTTTATGCAGCAGCGATTATTTTCTTCTGTTTCTTCTACACGGCGTTGGTTTTCAACCCGCGTGAAACAGCAGATAACTTGAAGAAGTCCGGTGCATTCGTACCCGGTATCCGCCCAGGTGAGCAGACAGCTAAGTACATTGATAAAGTGATGACACGTTTAACCCTAGCGGGTGCACTGTACATTACCTTTATCTGTCTGATTCCCGAGTTCATGATGGTCGCGTGGAACGTACGTTTCTACTTCGGCGGTACATCTCTACTAATCGTAGTAGTTGTTATCATGGACTTTATGGCACAGGTACAGACTCATCTGATGTCTCAACAGTATGATTCTGTGTTGAAGAAAGCGAATCTGAAAGGCTACGGTCGTTAATTCGACGGTAGACTCAGTTTCAATTACGGAGTTTAGCAATGAAAGTTCGTGCTTCCGTTAAAAAAATCTGCCGTAACTGTAAAGTAATCAAGCGCAACGGTGTTGTTCGCGTGATTTGCAGTGAGCCAAAGCACAAACAGCGCCAAGGCTAATTAGCAGAAATTTTTACTTGAAAACGAAGGTTAGGTCGAGTATATTCCTCGGCCTACCTTTTGCGTGCAAAAGAAGTAGTATCCCGCAGCGTATCCATAACGGGCTTTGCTGCGGCTAATTCTTTTATAGAAACACTTAGGAGTGAATAATGGCCCGTATAGCAGGCATTAACATTCCTGATCAAAAACACGCTGTAATCGCTCTAACGGCGATCTACGGCATCGGTAAAACTCGCTCTCAAGCTATCCTAGCTGAAGTGGGTATTGCTGAAGATGTTAAGATCAGTGAACTAACTGAAGAGCAGATCGATCAACTGCGTGATGGTGTAGCTAAGTACACTGTAGAAGGTGATCTACGTCGTGAAGTATCTATGAACATCAAGCGTCTTATGGACCTTGGCTGTTACCGTGGTCTTCGTCATCGTCGCAGTCTACCACTACGTGGACAGCGTACTAAAACCAATGCTCGCACCCGTAAGGGTCCGCGTAAGCCGATCAAGAAATAATCGGGAAGGTAGAGTACAATGGCTAAACAACCAACTCGCGCTCGTAAGCGCGTACGCAAGCAAGTTGCAGATGGCGTTGCGCACATCCATGCTTCTTTCAATAACACAATCGTAACCATTACTGACCGTCAAGGTAATGCTCTAGCTTGGGCTACTGCAGGTGGTTCTGGTTTCCGTGGTTCTCGTAAGTCTACTCCGTTCGCTGCACAGGTTGCCGCTGAGCGTTGTGCTGAAATGGCTAAAGAATACGGTCTAAAGAACTTGGAAGTTATGGTTAAGGGTCCAGGTCCAGGTCGTGAATCTACTGTTCGCGCTCTGAACGCTGCTGGTTTCCGCATCACAAACATCGTTGATGCTACACCAATCCCTCATAACGGTTGTCGTCCACCTAAGAAACGTCGCGTATAACGTTTTTTAGATTACTGGAGAAAGATCATGGCAAGATATTTGGGTCCTAAGCTGAAGCTTAGCCGTCGTGAAGGCACTGACTTATTCCTTAAGTCTGGTGTTCGCGCGATCGATACCAAGTGTAAAATTGATAACGCACCAGGTGTACACGGCGCTCGTCGCGGTCGTCTATCTGAGTATGGCGTTCAGCTTCGTGAGAAGCAAAAAGTTCGTCGTATGTACGGCGTTCTAGAAAAACAATTCCGTAACTACTACAAAGAAGCTGCACGTCTTAAAGGCAACACAGGTGAGAACCTGCTTCAGCTTCTTGAAGGTCGTCTTGATAACGTAGTTTACCGCATGGGCTTTGGCGCAACTCGCGCAGAAGCACGTCAGCTAGTTAGCCACAAAGCTATCCTAGTTAACGGTAAAGTTGTAAACGTTCCTTCTTTCAAAGTAGCGGCTAATGACGTTGTTTCTATCCGCGAGAAAGCTAAACAGCAAGCTCGTATCAAAGCAGCTCTAGAAGTTGCTGAACAACGTGAAAAACCAACTTGGATTGAAGTAGATGGTGGCAAGATGGAAGGTACATTCAAGCGTATGCCTGAGCGTTCTGATCTATCAGCTGACATCAACGAACAATTGATCGTCGAGCTTTACTCTAAGTAAGGTTTAAACTAAAGAGAGGACACAATGCAGGGTTCTGTAACAGAATTTCTTAAGCCACGTCTAGTTGACATCGAACAAATCAGCTCGACTCACGCAAAAGTAACTCTTGAGCCATTAGAGCGTGGCTTTGGTCATACTCTGGGTAATGCACTTCGCCGCATTCTTCTATCTTCTATGCCAGGTTGTGCTGTAACAGAAGTAGAAATCGAAGGCGTACTTCATGAGTACAGCACTAAAGAAGGCGTTCAAGAAGATATTCTTGAAATTCTTCTAAACCTTAAAGGTTTGTCTGTACGCGTTGCCGAAGGCAAAGATGAAGTGTTCATTACTTTGAACAAATCAGGCTCGGGCCCTGTGGTTGCAGGTGACATCACCCATGACGGTGATGTAGAGATCGCTAACCCTGAACACGTTATTTGTCACCTAACGGATGACAACGCTGAGATCGCAATGCGTATCAAAGTAGAACGTGGTCGTGGTTATGTTCCAGCTTCTGCGCGTATCCATAACGAAGAAGATGAGCGTCCAATCGGTCGCCTACTAGTAGATGCTACTTACAGCCCTGTAGACAAAATTGCCTACGCTGTAGAAGCAGCTCGTGTAGAGCAGCGTACTGATCTAGACAAGCTTGTTATCGATATGGAAACGAACGGTACTCTAGAACCTGAGGAAGCAATCCGTCGTGCAGCTACTATCCTAGCTGAACAATTGGATGCGTTCGTAGATCTTCGTGATGTACGTGTACCTGAGGAGAAGGAAGAGAAGCCAGAATTCGATCCGATCCTACTGCGTCCTGTAGACGATCTTGAACTAACAGTTCGCTCTGCTAACTGTCTGAAAGCAGAAGCGATTCACTACATCGGTGATCTAGTACAACGTACTGAGGTTGAGCTACTTAAAACGCCTAACCTTGGTAAAAAATCTCTTACTGAGATTAAAGACGTACTTGCGTCACGTGGTCTGTCTCTGGGCATGCGCCTAGAAAACTGGCCACCTGCATCAATCGCTGAAGATTAATCGATACTAGTTAGAAGGATTAGGTCATGCGCCATCGTAAGAGTGGTCGTCAACTCAACCGCAACAGCTCACATCGTAAAGCGATGTTCAGCAACATGGCTAGCTCTCTAGTACGTCATGAAGTTATCAAGACTACTTTGCCAAAAGCAAAAGAGCTACGTCGCGTAGTTGAGCCTTTGATTACACTAGCTAAGACTGACAGTGTTGCTAACCGTCGTCTAGCATTTGCACGTACTCGTGACAACGAAGTAGTTGCAAAACTGTTTAACGAACTAGGTCCACGTTTTGCTGCTCGTCAGGGCGGTTACACTCGTATCCTAAAAGCTGGCTTCCGTGCTGGTGATAAAGCTCCAATGGCTTACATTGAGCTTGTAGATCGCCCAGCTGCTGAAGAAGCTGCTGAGTAATCTCAGTTCGTAAGAACAAAAAAAGCCGAGCATTAGCTCGGCTTTTTTGTATCTGTCGTATTTGAAAGCGAAACAAATTGAGTTTTCCGTTTCCCCTCTCAACGCTAATCTTCGATAATCGAATCTTTCATCTTAATTTATGTTTAGGCGAAACTTCTTAGTTGTCTGAACCCCATAACCCGCTTAGCGAATTCAACAAACCTTCACTTGCGCCTTGGTCACCTAGATAGCCAAGTATCACTGGTGCAAACTGACTGATCATCGATGGGTCTAAGCCCAGCTTATCGAACGTGCTTTGTACTGCACTTAAACTTTCAATATTACCTAATAAGCTTTGCGCACCATCCAAACTCGACATTCCTGGGATCAGAGATTTTAGTTCACTGCTGTTTTGATCTGACAGTTGGCTTTGTGCCAACGCTAAAAGGGCACCCGTACCGCCGGCTGCTTGTTCGGTCGAAACCGGAAGCTGGCTAGTGAGTAAGTCGGTGAGCGGTGATGATTCCGCATTCATGCCTTGGCTGACCATGTCCATTAAACCTTCTTGGCTTTCTTTATCGGTGACAGCATCAAGAAAAGCGTGGGCTGTACCAATGCTCATTGAAAGCAGTGTTAAGGTGAAGAGTGTTTTACGCATAATACCTCCGTGTGGCTTGCGATTATTATTGTTTATTCACTACTTAAGATAACAGAGACATTAAGGTTGTTGAGCTTAAGTCTGTTTATTTTAGACAAAAAAAGCGGCGCTAGTGAGCGCCGCTTCGAATTTGTATTGAAGAGAGTCTCAATTACAGGATTTCTAGTAGTTCTACTTCGAATACTAGAGCAGCAAATGGAGGGATAGCAGCACCTGCGCCACGCTCACCGTATGCTAGATCTTGTGGGATGTATAGTTTCCACTTAGAACCAACAGGCATTAGTTGAAGTGCTTCAACCCAACCTTTGATTACGCCAGTTACTGGGAACTCAGCTGGTTGACCGCGAGATACAGAGCTGTCGAATACAGTGCCGTCAGTTAGCTCACCGTGGTAGTGAACACGTACTTGAGATGCTGCTGTTGGGATTGCACCAGTACCTTCAGTGATGATTTCGTACTGAAGACCAGACTCAAGAACGTTTACTTCTGGACGTAGAGCGTTGTCTTTTAGGAACGCTTCGCCGTCAGCTGCTGCTGCTTTAGCTGCTTCTTGACGAACTGCTTCTGCACGAGTGTGTAGCTCTTGCAGTGCGTTGTTGATCTCGTCGATTTCGATAGATGGCATGTCACCAGTTAGTGCAGTTGCAATACCAGCAGCGATAGCGTCAACGCTAAGACCTTCTAGACCAGAACCAGCTAGTTGCTGACCCATTTGCAGACCAATACCGTAGCTAGCTTTCTGTTCTGCAGTTTCAAATTTAATTTCAGACATGAATGTCGCTCTTATTAGGAGTGATAAAGGAACAGGATATCAGGTTCGAGCCTCGGTTTAAATGATTGCGCTCGAATGTCGCATTCTGGAGCAGAGGGTGTGACTTATCTCTTACTCCAAGTGAAATTTCTGCTAATTTACGCCTAATTACATTTTACTTTGGCGAAAAACATATACTCTCCGCGCTGGTATTTTTATACTGAGATTAGAAGTATTAAGGGACTCATCAGAATGAATCGTCGCAGAAAGAAAAAGCAGCAAGTCGACCATGTCGAATTGATGAAACAAAAGCTCGCTGCTATCGATTGGAAGCAGCCGTTTAACAAAGAGAAGTGGCAGGAGAGATTGCAGCCAGTCACTCAGTTTTGGCAACGCCTTCCAAAACTACATCAGCGTGCACTAATGGTATTGGTGCCTGTGGTGTTGGTGCTTCTGATCATCCCAGTGCCAAAAGATACTCAAGCACTTATTGATGACACTCAAGTCGAGAATCAACGTGTTGCCATTCAGTTGAATGCGCAAAGTTTAAGTGAGCAGCGTTCAGCGCAAAACTCAGAGCCAAAATCTGAGCAATGGAAAGAGTACACGGTAAAGAACGGTGATACGTTGGCTCAAGTATTCCGTAGCAACCAACTGCCGATGGCGGACTTGAATGCCTTAGTTAAAATTGAAGGCAGCGACAAGCCACTAAGCCGAATCAAGCAGGGGCAATTGGTGCGCTTTAAGCTCGCTGACGATGGCAAATTAGATATGCTTCAGCTTGAGAAAAGTGGCGAGTCGGTGATGTTCTTCCGCTTATCTGATGGCACATTCGGGCGTAATAAATAAGCTAATGATACCCAAGAAGCGCGAATACCTGGGTATACATAAATTGTTAGTGTCTTATTCACCCTTGATGGCGAGCCCACCATATCTATCTGAAGATTAAAGTTAGCAATTGCTCATTGCTGATGTCATTTTGCTGCGCCACCTCGGTGATCGTAGCATTTTTATTATTGATCTGGATGTGATTGGTTTGCATCACAGCTTTTATGTCTTCAAATGACATACCTTTTAATGTGGCAATGGTTTCTATTGAGGAATTATCTACAGCGGCAAATAGGTTTTCAGCAGGGTTACCAGCACCACCTTCTGGCTGTAACATGCTACTACCCAGTAATAAGACACAGACCATCAACACCAGATTACTACCTTGTTTTAAGTGCATCAGAACCAATTTCTTATGCATTAAGACATGACTCATCACTGCTAATGTAAGAATCAAGCCTATCCATTCATGCATTAACACCACTTTTTGCGGCATGATATCGAAGAACAGCATGACGCCTGATACTAAGACCATTAGGCTAGTAACAATGAGAAGCGGAGTGGTTTTCTTTCTTTTGGACATAATACTATCGCCTTTTTATTTCAGAAGGAGAACTATAAAGGCCGGGTAAAATAGCGCTTATCGATTTATGACAATCTTCTTGTCTTTCTTGTCACTTTTATTTGGTGTTGTAACGTTTGAGTGCAGAAGAAAAGGTCGGTAGGCTTTGGTATCCCAGTTCGAGAGCGATATCGGTTGCGCTAAAGCCTTGCATGAGCATTTGATTGGCGCGCTCCATTACGATCATATTCCGCCACTCACCAAACGAGCGATGGAATTGTTTGTAAAACAGTCGGTTTAATGTCCTTTCTGAAGCGCCGCAATGTTTGGCAAAATCTTGCAAAGTAATATTCTTATTTGGTTTAAGGCATACTGTATTGATAAGGGTGCTGAGTCGTTTGTCGCAATGATTTGTGTGAGCTTGAGGGCCTTGTATTTGGCTTAAATATTGTATTTGGTCCCAAAGAACATCGTTATAAGCATGTTGAGTATTGTTGTCGAAGCCAAGGTGATGTTGGGAATACTCATGCATTAATAGAGACCAAAAGTTTGTGACTCTGAGTAACGCTGGTTTTTTCGTTAAGGGCGACGGTGGCGGTTGGTCAAAGAATAGTAAGCTCAATTTGGAGTCTTGAAAGAAGCTTGCTGAGTGCGATTTGTTTGCAGGAATCCAAAGGGCCTGACCATTAACAGCGTAGTAGCTTTTTCCCTCAGTGTGTGATGCGCATAGTCCGCTATGGACATAGACGAGTTGATGCTCTTGGTGACAGTGATTGTCCGTATGTTCTTCTATTTCATAATGCTTTATTTTGTGCTCTATCATATTTCTTCTTTACTAATCTCCAACGAGTGGAAATGGCATTTTTTAGCATTATCGGTAGGAGGATCATTGTCATTCCAATGACGCTTAAAAAATCTGGTATTTCATTGAACCAGTATATGCCAAATAGTGTGACAAATACTAAGCCAGAATATTCAGCGAAAGCAATCTCTCCAGCTGGTGCTTTTTGGTAAGCCAGAACGGCTAAGCCATTGTAGCTTAAAATGCAGCCTGCACTCATAAAAACAAGCGCCAACTCTCTTGCGGCTATGGGTTGCCAAAAGAAGGCAGCTAATAATGTAGAAAGGGGGAGTGAAAATAATGTGGTCCACCATAACGTCGTCACGACGGTCTGTTCGCTGGGTAAACGTCTGACTAATATATTAAATAGCGCGAGGGTTGTTGCCGTACCTAAAGCGAACAAAGCTGCCCAATGAAATTGGTTTGGTCGTAACACAATTAATACGCCAATAAATCCAAAGCCAGTGAGTAATATTTTACCTAATGGTGGCTGCTCTTTTAGTAGCCATACTGATAGTGGCAGCATAAGAAGTGGTGCAGCGTAGAACACGGCATTGGCTGTTGCCAATGGTAAATAGGTTATGGCAACTACCATACAGCCACTCCCGAGCAAAATAAGATGGGCTCGAATCAATGTGATCGGAGTTTGTTTGAGTGTACGTTTGTCCTGCTTTTGTTTTAGATAAAAGGGTAAAATAAGCAGTAGGGCAAAACATTGACGCAGAAATATGTATTGAAATGGTGAGATACCGCCTTCAATCAGTTTGACGGCGACATCGGAGAGTGACGCCGCCAAGTTGCCGATAACCAGTAATAGTAACGCCAGGTGGTGGGG is drawn from Vibrio campbellii CAIM 519 = NBRC 15631 = ATCC 25920 and contains these coding sequences:
- a CDS encoding helix-turn-helix domain-containing protein, coding for MQDFAKHCGASERTLNRLFYKQFHRSFGEWRNMIVMERANQMLMQGFSATDIALELGYQSLPTFSSALKRYNTK
- a CDS encoding LysM-like peptidoglycan-binding domain-containing protein, producing the protein MNRRRKKKQQVDHVELMKQKLAAIDWKQPFNKEKWQERLQPVTQFWQRLPKLHQRALMVLVPVVLVLLIIPVPKDTQALIDDTQVENQRVAIQLNAQSLSEQRSAQNSEPKSEQWKEYTVKNGDTLAQVFRSNQLPMADLNALVKIEGSDKPLSRIKQGQLVRFKLADDGKLDMLQLEKSGESVMFFRLSDGTFGRNK
- the rpsM gene encoding 30S ribosomal protein S13, whose amino-acid sequence is MARIAGINIPDQKHAVIALTAIYGIGKTRSQAILAEVGIAEDVKISELTEEQIDQLRDGVAKYTVEGDLRREVSMNIKRLMDLGCYRGLRHRRSLPLRGQRTKTNARTRKGPRKPIKK
- the rplQ gene encoding 50S ribosomal protein L17: MRHRKSGRQLNRNSSHRKAMFSNMASSLVRHEVIKTTLPKAKELRRVVEPLITLAKTDSVANRRLAFARTRDNEVVAKLFNELGPRFAARQGGYTRILKAGFRAGDKAPMAYIELVDRPAAEEAAE
- the rpsK gene encoding 30S ribosomal protein S11, yielding MAKQPTRARKRVRKQVADGVAHIHASFNNTIVTITDRQGNALAWATAGGSGFRGSRKSTPFAAQVAAERCAEMAKEYGLKNLEVMVKGPGPGRESTVRALNAAGFRITNIVDATPIPHNGCRPPKKRRV
- a CDS encoding DNA-directed RNA polymerase subunit alpha, producing the protein MQGSVTEFLKPRLVDIEQISSTHAKVTLEPLERGFGHTLGNALRRILLSSMPGCAVTEVEIEGVLHEYSTKEGVQEDILEILLNLKGLSVRVAEGKDEVFITLNKSGSGPVVAGDITHDGDVEIANPEHVICHLTDDNAEIAMRIKVERGRGYVPASARIHNEEDERPIGRLLVDATYSPVDKIAYAVEAARVEQRTDLDKLVIDMETNGTLEPEEAIRRAATILAEQLDAFVDLRDVRVPEEKEEKPEFDPILLRPVDDLELTVRSANCLKAEAIHYIGDLVQRTEVELLKTPNLGKKSLTEIKDVLASRGLSLGMRLENWPPASIAED
- a CDS encoding DUF4405 domain-containing protein codes for the protein MSKRKKTTPLLIVTSLMVLVSGVMLFFDIMPQKVVLMHEWIGLILTLAVMSHVLMHKKLVLMHLKQGSNLVLMVCVLLLGSSMLQPEGGAGNPAENLFAAVDNSSIETIATLKGMSFEDIKAVMQTNHIQINNKNATITEVAQQNDISNEQLLTLIFR
- a CDS encoding FKBP-type peptidyl-prolyl cis-trans isomerase encodes the protein MSEIKFETAEQKASYGIGLQMGQQLAGSGLEGLSVDAIAAGIATALTGDMPSIEIDEINNALQELHTRAEAVRQEAAKAAAADGEAFLKDNALRPEVNVLESGLQYEIITEGTGAIPTAASQVRVHYHGELTDGTVFDSSVSRGQPAEFPVTGVIKGWVEALQLMPVGSKWKLYIPQDLAYGERGAGAAIPPFAALVFEVELLEIL
- a CDS encoding DMT family transporter; this encodes MSPHHLALLLLVIGNLAASLSDVAVKLIEGGISPFQYIFLRQCFALLLILPFYLKQKQDKRTLKQTPITLIRAHLILLGSGCMVVAITYLPLATANAVFYAAPLLMLPLSVWLLKEQPPLGKILLTGFGFIGVLIVLRPNQFHWAALFALGTATTLALFNILVRRLPSEQTVVTTLWWTTLFSLPLSTLLAAFFWQPIAARELALVFMSAGCILSYNGLAVLAYQKAPAGEIAFAEYSGLVFVTLFGIYWFNEIPDFLSVIGMTMILLPIMLKNAISTRWRLVKKKYDRAQNKAL
- the rpmJ gene encoding 50S ribosomal protein L36 — protein: MKVRASVKKICRNCKVIKRNGVVRVICSEPKHKQRQG
- the rpsD gene encoding 30S ribosomal protein S4, with protein sequence MARYLGPKLKLSRREGTDLFLKSGVRAIDTKCKIDNAPGVHGARRGRLSEYGVQLREKQKVRRMYGVLEKQFRNYYKEAARLKGNTGENLLQLLEGRLDNVVYRMGFGATRAEARQLVSHKAILVNGKVVNVPSFKVAANDVVSIREKAKQQARIKAALEVAEQREKPTWIEVDGGKMEGTFKRMPERSDLSADINEQLIVELYSK
- a CDS encoding DUF2780 domain-containing protein, translated to MRKTLFTLTLLSMSIGTAHAFLDAVTDKESQEGLMDMVSQGMNAESSPLTDLLTSQLPVSTEQAAGGTGALLALAQSQLSDQNSSELKSLIPGMSSLDGAQSLLGNIESLSAVQSTFDKLGLDPSMISQFAPVILGYLGDQGASEGLLNSLSGLWGSDN